Genomic segment of Oscarella lobularis chromosome 13, ooOscLobu1.1, whole genome shotgun sequence:
AGGACAAAGCCACTTTCGTTGATGTAAAGTTTTAGTCCTTCGAGTCCGCTAGTGACAAACGTGAAACACCCGCCGAAATTCACCCATTTTACGAAATCAAAAAACTCGGAATATAGAAAAGCAGACGGTCACGATCGGTGAATTCGACAAATATTGAAGCTGGAAAGACTTTTTCTCCCGGAACGTAGACCACAAGCCGAAGCCAGTACTCGTCAACCGCCGACACCTTAAAGAGAAACAACCTTATTGCTGCACAAGCGCGTCAATTAAGCGTGGTGCCTCTTTTACATTAAATGCATGAATAACCGTAAGTGACGTGCTCGTTGACGTGGCTCCATTTAAACTAGAGTTTCCAGCTCTAACGGCTGTACGATTTGAAGCCGATGAATTGCCTAGACAATTCAAACTGTTATTGATCACCAGCTTTTCCGATTCCATCTCAATAGTAAAATCAACGCTTTCTCGTGGACAGCTAAAGTACAGCGAACGTACAACAGAGTACTAATGACAATGATTGACCTGCCTGTCCAAAGTACAGCGATCCACGCATTTGCAGGGGGTGTTGCAATCGGGCCCAAATTTTCCTGGAGAGCAAGTCGGGCCGGCCCATCCCGGAAAGCAATCGCAAGTTCCAGACACTGGATCGCAACCGGAATTGTTTCGACATCTGATAAAGAAGTTTCTTCTAGAACCATCCTCTTCCTTGCTCTACTTACTCGCAGTCTTCCTCGCAGTTGCGACCGTATTTACCCTTGAAGCACCGTAGTTCGCAGAGCTTTCCGTGCCAACCAGCTGAACAGTTGCACTTGAAATCCCACAAGAATGCTTTGACGTTTGAACAAAATCCGTAGAGCGACTAAAACTAACGTTACACAGTAGCTGCGTGCATTGACAGCATTACCTGATGCGAATTGATGGAAAAGCCAACGGGACACCAAGGCTTGCACGTCCGATGGGCTGAAAACTGGGCAACGGAAGGGCGTCTTGGAATAGGACCGTAAGTAGAAGTTCCCTGAAAACCGCCACACATGAGGCTTCCGTTTCCAGGACACGGAAGATTGCAGGTACTAAAGAGAATGGTAAAAGAATCGCCACGGATTGCGTTCAACATTGCAAACCTGTCGTCCAAGAGAACCTCCCCGTAGTCGTTGTCGCAATAACATTTATTCCTAGAATGCACACCGTAATACTCGTAGTTCTTGGCGCTAAAATACGTCATTTCATATAGTGCAAAATAACCGCGTAACCTTACTAGCATTTTTGGCGACAAAATTCTGGCGTCATAAATTCTGTTTCATTCTTAGTGATAGGTACGTGGTAGCTTAGATAAGGCTTATTAGCTGCATCTGCATGGCAACCAAGGTAGACAGACTGATCATTAGAAGAACTCATCTGGCTTATTGAAATGGATTCCCTGGCTAAAGTTGCAAGATCCTAAACAAACAATACCTCACGCAATAAACTCAATTGCAAAATACATAATACATGAAACGTTTTCAGATATGACTTCGTGTTCGCCGGACTCGGCTCCGTTTTTCCCGTGAACTTGTCAAAATCAATGCGAATTCGACCAGACCCTCCGTCGCCCCCAAAGCCTAACGCTCCGCACCCGCCTCGACCTCCGAACGCCGTAACCCGACCATCATTTACATTAATTTCCAACCCTCTAAGATAAATGCTGCCGCCcgcaccgccgccgccagcaCCACTTCCCTGCGAGTTGCGATCTAAATACCTAAAGAAGACTCCAATCTCGATATAGAAACATGGATTAGGTTCCTTCGCACCCGTCTTCACCATCGCCTCCGTTAGCCGAAACCTGACCGGTGACTTGAATTCTATTACGAGCGTCCAAAAGAAGTGCTCCGCCACCGTTACCACCTCTTCCACTGTCAAGCACTGAAGTAGAGACGCGGCCGTCCGAGATCGAATCTTCTCCACTAACGGAGGCATTGGCATAGTTGCTGCCGCTTCCACCGCCCGAGCCCAAATGCAGAATTCGCAGATTGACAGTTCCGTACGAGTGGCCTCCTTCACCGCCATCTGAGAACCCAGGTTGTCTGAGAAAAACACGGCTACAGAATTAGCGGAACAAGCAAATTCACACTTTCATTACCCCGCTGTGCCGTAGCCTCCACCGCCACCTGGTTTTCCGTATCTTgggcctcctcctccgccacCTTCATTTGCAGTAGAAGTTGTCTTTCCTACACCTATAAAATAGGCAGTTTTTCTTGTAAGCTTTCAAAGTCTGATCACACGGTATACGTATGTATGTTTATATACATACCGTATGTACATAACGTATATACACAAAGCCTTGCAACCTGAACATTAATTTTAGATGAATTACTACTTCCTTACTTTGAAAGCTTTCGCCTTGCTTGCCGGAGGAATTAGACTTGGTCGATTGTTCGCCGCCCTTATATCCAGCTCCTTTCGCGGTAAGAGTCCCTCTAATAATGATATCGTAAGCGTAGACTTTAAGCGTTCCAAAGTTGGCCGAATTGTTAGTCCACGGCTCCACTTTTACGGTAATATTGGCTTCTATTGCAAAAGTACGCACGTTGCAGTGAACACCGGATACGACGTCACCATCCGCAGGAGACCAGTCTCTGTTACCGTGATCAGTGCCACGGCAATCAGGCTGTAAAATTGTACAAAAATCGTAGTGAGACGCCAAACGATTATAAATAACGTGGTGCTGTGAGAAAACAGGCGTTATCTTTAGTTGACTGACCGAGAGATATTTACTGTCGCATTGAAGTCTTTTACTGGCTTATTGTAGTGCTCAACAATTTCTGTCCTCTTTAGAGCTCTCTTCCAGACCGTAAAGCTCTTAAATTGAAGgcaaacaaaacaaaagtaGTAACAAAAGCCGAACTTCAACGCCAACCAGTGTACCTTTATATCGCCGGCAAATCCATTGTTTGAGCAGCAGTACTCATTTCCAAGAGAAAATCCTTCTGGAGGTAAAGGATAAGCGGCCCGCGTCTGAACCGTTTTGAGCAAACTTCCGTTGACGTAGAGTCGCGCGTTCGTGCCGTCTACTGTCATTGCAACATGATGCCATTGATTGATGTGCCCTATAGTCCTAGTCTTAGCTGTATGAGAGCTGTTCGAGCAGCCTGTAAGAGGCGTGTAGATAAGAGCAAACTTTCCGTTATCAAGAGCAACGCCCATCTTGCTGCAATGATTAATCTTTCCCATAATAGTCTAAAAGAGACACTGAATTATAGGAACATGATTATGATAAACGATGCTGCAATAGATCAGGAACAAGAGCAATCATACCTTGCGACCAGCAGCATATTTTGTCGGCCTAAACCATCCCTCAAACGTGTACACAATACCAGGAGACCACCATCCTAGACCAACGTAGTCACTTACGCCATCGGTTTGAACATAACAGGCAAAAGGAGGTCCGACCTTTAGCACAACAGAAGACATAGAATTAGAATAAAATCATTAGTTATTCACCAAGCAATTTGAAACGCACTGTGTTACAGGCTCTCCTAACCAAGTTGAAGGAAATTTGCAAGTTTCTTGGCTGCCGTCACCTCCATATGCTGTAATCGCCGTCTTGATAATGTTCTCACACGTCCCCGAGTTTTGACAAACCAGTCCTTTTCCCTGAGCGCAAAAATTGAACCGGTTGCCGTCTGTTTAAAACAAACAAAGTGACGCTGCAAGCCACGAGAATAGAGAAGAGAATCGGAGACCACCGTTTCGAGCATTCAGTGGCTAATCAACTTACCTAGGAACTCTTCGCAGTTCGATCCTCTCGAGCCGGGTAAGCACGAACAGTCGTACGCCTTAGCGTCTCTGACAAGGCACTTTCCCAAATTTTCACAAGGATTTTTCGTTAGACATGGATGTGTCGAGACAAGACGAAGTTTGAGTCGCGCAATCGACCGATTTGACGGCAGTAAAGGAAAACAAATACCGGGAAATCCTCCACACCGCCCGCTAACGATCTGTCGCAAGTCTACATGAACGACAAATAGAAACTATTACA
This window contains:
- the LOC136194754 gene encoding uncharacterized protein, whose amino-acid sequence is MGFVGAYFGVLMCLHWLVAGQQRYSRCVDHYKTGSRIDRHYDLEILPRIVVSVYCKDMNTGEPSEYISLTSSREENYASYDKLLGSPLACSPTVPQRNWDEWGKTHFTRIRFNFDSWLVTTNDFSYATSVEGGSDIPYGQGGDNQTTQTCPFRGDFNINLTSTPFEVHPQVTWSWEGPMSNNHSVSFSNLRQIVSGRCGGFPGICFPLLPSNRSIARLKLRLVSTHPCLTKNPCENLGKCLVRDAKAYDCSCLPGSRGSNCEEFLDGNRFNFCAQGKGLVCQNSGTCENIIKTAITAYGGDGSQETCKFPSTWLGEPVTQCVSNCLVGPPFACYVQTDGVSDYVGLGWWSPGIVYTFEGWFRPTKYAAGRKTIMGKINHCSKMGVALDNGKFALIYTPLTGCSNSSHTAKTRTIGHINQWHHVAMTVDGTNARLYVNGSLLKTVQTRAAYPLPPEGFSLGNEYCCSNNGFAGDIKSFTVWKRALKRTEIVEHYNKPVKDFNATHHVIYNRLASHYDFCTILQPDCRGTDHGNRDWSPADGDVVSGVHCNVRTFAIEANITVKVEPWTNNSANFGTLKVYAYDIIIRGTLTAKGAGYKGGEQSTKSNSSGKQGESFQSVGKTTSTANEGGGGGGPRYGKPGGGGGYGTAGQPGFSDGGEGGHSYGTVNLRILHLGSGGGSGSNYANASVSGEDSISDGRVSTSVLDSGRGGNGGGALLLDARNRIQVTGQVSANGGDGEDGYLDRNSQGSGAGGGGAGGSIYLRGLEINVNDGRVTAFGGRGGCGALGFGGDGGSGRIRIDFDKFTGKTEPSPANTKSYLKTFHDLATLARESISISQMSSSNDQSVYLGCHADAANKPYLSYHVPITKNETEFMTPEFCRQKCYAKNYEYYGVHSRNKCYCDNDYGEVLLDDSTCNLPCPGNGSLMCGGFQGTSTYGPIPRRPSVAQFSAHRTCKPWCPVGFSINSHQSLYGFCSNVKAFLWDFKCNCSAGWHGKLCELRCFKGKYGRNCEEDCECRNNSGCDPVSGTCDCFPGWAGPTCSPGKFGPDCNTPCKCVDRCTLDSCPRESVDFTIEMESEKLVINNSLNCLGNSSASNRTAVRAGNSSLNGATSTSTSLTVIHAFNVSAVDEYWLRLVVYVPGEKVFPASIFVEFTDRDRLLFYIPSFLIS